A DNA window from Purpureocillium takamizusanense chromosome 9, complete sequence contains the following coding sequences:
- a CDS encoding uncharacterized protein (COG:I~EggNog:ENOG503NWCW), with amino-acid sequence MTPTNADALPDSYASQRYSTIRLSHHPDSSPSVTPVVVVSLHRPAALNGFTDEMADELAAAFAALSADPRVRAVVLASSDPRNKTFCVGMDFNERYPMPDRAEDHRDSGGRLALAIYNCVKPVVVAINGSAVGIGMTMTLPADVRVASRDAKVGFVFARRGFIMEACSSFFLPRLIGTSRALHLLSTGAVYPASHKLFGELFSEVVAPDEVLPTALAIADDIAANVSTKAARIMKDLIYRGADSPEGAHLLESRVFHGMALGEDAKEGKESFLQKRKPDFKATMADAPSTYPWWSPVDVRVKPKI; translated from the coding sequence ATGACACCCACCAACGCCGACGCCTTGCCAGACAGCTACGCCTCGCAGCGCTACTCCACGATCCGCCTCTCCCACCACCCGGactcctccccctccgtcacgcccgtcgttgtcgtctccctccaccggcccgccgccctcaacgGCTTCACCGACGAAatggccgacgagctcgccgccgcgttcgcCGCCCTCTCGGCCGACCCGcgcgtccgcgccgtcgtcctcgcctcgtccgacCCCCGGAACAAGACCTTTTGCGTCGGCATGGACTTCAATGAGCGGTACCCCATGCCCGaccgcgccgaggaccacCGCGActcgggcggccgcctcgccctcgccataTACAATTGCGtcaagcccgtcgtcgtcgccatcaacggctccgccgtcggcatcggcatgaCCATGaccctccccgccgacgtCCGCGTCGCCAGCCGCGACGCAAAGGTCggcttcgtcttcgcccGCAGGGGCTTCATCATGGaggcctgcagcagcttcttCCTGCCGCGCCTCATCGGCACCAGTCGCGCCCTGCACCTCCTCTCCACGGGCGCCGTGTACCCCGCTTCGCATAAGCTCTTTGGCGAGCTCTTCagcgaggtcgtcgccccCGACGAGGTACTCCCCACGGCGCTAGCCATtgccgacgacatcgccgccaacgtgAGCACCAAAGCGGCGCGCATCATGAAAGACTTAATTTACCGCGGTGCCGACTCGCCCGAGGGCGCTCACCTCCTTGAAAGCAGGGTATTTCACGGCATGGCTCTAggcgaggacgccaaggagggcaaggagagCTTTCTTCAGAAGAGAAAACCAGACTTCAAGGCCACTATGGCAGATGCCCCTTCGACGTATCCGTGGTGGTCACCGGTCGATGTCCGAGTAAAGCCAAAGATTTAG